The Vigna unguiculata cultivar IT97K-499-35 chromosome 6, ASM411807v1, whole genome shotgun sequence genome contains a region encoding:
- the LOC114188653 gene encoding serine/threonine-protein kinase RUNKEL yields MNQYHIYEAIGRGRYSTVYKGRKKKTIEYFAIKSVDKSQKTKVLEEVRILHTLDHINVLKFYDWYETSAHLWLVLEYCVGGDLISILRQDSKLPEDSVHDLAYDLVKALQFLHSNGIIYCDLKPSNILLDENGCAKLCDFGLARKLKDISKAPSSSLPRAKRGTPSYMAPELFEDGGVHSYASDFWALGCVLYECYAGRPPFVGREFTQLVKSIISDPTPPLPGNPSRPFVNLINSLLVKDPAERIQWPELCGHAVWRTKIPPVPLPAQPAFDDMVELHTRPCLSERNGDKSSHNRTPPKYREKDVKGVLKKDENSVLGSRGIETPTRATPNGPRTQIKGSGRTNDVKKKDHSNISKGVNLLRLSRIAKTNLQRENEKENYRRPLPNNSENDSEVKIENTDMELDFNENTEDDTHEETDGNEQTTSVPGEKIDNHFLNQGKTEEIENTAHQLDTPSAVNPPVSDDPRSFDHESTLDHPDISGISPSVSPQVKKNRAKEDSGSALDSDSSRLTNNLSQVLWHPSDLSVRPVMPSRKVDKVSEVIPSLPFEALQASDFVKMPKEQLEAVHNRILAILNGNTSIGEKQNVIRYLEMLSINADAANVLTNGPIMLTLVKLLRQSKASALRVQLASLIGLLIRHSTFVDDSLANSGILGALTDGLRDRQEKVRRFSMAALGELLFYISTQNADCKDNNQLESPSKDNRTTYGWQVPNSLISLVSSMLRKGEDDITQLYALRTIENICSQGGFWVGRLASQDVFSNLCYIYRAAGKQESMRLTAGSCLVRLVRFNPPSIQSVIEKLSFKDLASALVKGSPREQQISLNLLNISMLGSHLFTNIGRYLIQLAEDKNLIPSLLALVEQGSEVLRGKALVLVALLCKHGRRWLPHFFCSQKLLSVVDRLGKEKDAYVRQCLDAFVHIVASSIPGLLDIITGDVQQMMGGRRHGHISALTSRSPKANIHLFPVVLHLLGTSTFKHKVVTPHVVLQLANLIKLVETPFQGRDDFQITLLRIFESLTEESPMILGNADIFIREILPSLTVLYKGNKDGDARFLCLKILFDVMIILLSEPIEEEQRLKDLKFISNTRFLPLYPTLIEDEDPIPIYAQKLLVMLLEFSFIRIPDILHMKAISQCFEFLLGDLSNANVNNVKLCLALASAPEMESKLLSHLKVVRRIGNFLEFVHAKGMEDLLEPTLGLCRAFIARSVGCTKGLSSATEPTLLGDYPPELSGGAVDPQQCIKDIADFGSNFGVLLELSASAETSIADIASECVVLLFKAAPREATTGILTNLPKVTVILESWNRGIPHLMVQRMLHSLGYACKQYLLHAMILSISKSEISRIEVVVSEIKSSGVPLLAKTAGLAALELQRLPRCI; encoded by the exons GTACGAAACTTCTGCTCACCTATGGTTGGTTTTAGAGTACTGCGTTGGAGGGGATCTGATCTCCATATTACGACAG GATAGTAAACTTCCCGAAGACTCTGTTCACGACCTTGCGTATGATCTAGTGAAAGCTTTACA GTTTTTACATTCAAATGGAATAATTTATTGCGACCTGAAACCATCAAATATTCTACTAGATGAAAATGGATGCGCAAAG CTATGTGATTTTGGATTGGCTAGGAAGTTGAAAGATATATCAAAAGCTCCTTCTTCCTCG TTACCACGGGCAAAACGCGGAACACCTTCTTACATGGCTCCGGAGCTTTTTGAGGATGGTGGAGTCCATTCTTATGCTTCTGACTTCTGGGCACTAGGCTGTGTACTATATGAATGTTATGCCGGGAGACCACCTTTTGTGGGAAGAGAATTCACGCAGCTTGTAAAATCCATCATTTCAGACCCGACTCCACCTCTCCCTGGTAATCCAAGTCGAccttttgttaatttaattaattcccTGTTGGTAAAGGATCCAGCTGAAAGAATACAGTGGCCTGAGCTTTGTGGACATGCCGTTTGGAGAACAAAAATTCCTCCGGTGCCTCTGCCTGCTCAACCTGCATTTGATGATATGGTAGAGCTACACACTAGACCTTGCTTATCAGAACGAAATGGAGATAAATCTTCGCATAACAGGACACCTCCCAAATATCGTGAAAAAGATGTCAAAGGGGTGTTGAAGAAGGACGAGAACTCTGTTTTAGGATCTAGAGGCATTGAGACACCAACAAGGGCAACACCAAATGGCCCTAGAACTCAGATAAAAGGGTCTGGTAGAACAAATGATGTAAAGAAGAAAGATCATTCCAATATTAGCAAGGGCGTCAATCTATTGAGATTGTCAAGAATAGCAAAAACAAATTTACAGAgggaaaatgagaaagaaaactatCGACGCCCCTTGCCTAATAACTCTGAGAATGATTCTGAAGTTAAAATTGAGAACACTGACATGGAACTTGATTTTAATGAGAATACCGAAGATGATACACATGAAGAAACTGATGGCAACGAACAAACAACTTCTGTGCCTGGTGAGAAAATAGACAATCATTTTCTGAATCAGGGAAAAACAGAGGAGATTGAAAATACTGCACACCAGTTGGATACCCCATCTGCTGTTAACCCTCCAGTCTCAGATGATCCAAGATCATTTGACCATGAATCAACTCTTGACCATCCTGACATTTCTGGTATTTCTCCCAGTGTGAGCCCTCAGGTGAAGAAGAATAGAGCTAAAGAAGACTCAGGATCTGCCCTTGACTCTGATTCGTCAAGGTTGACAAACAACCTTTCCCAGGTTCTTTGGCATCCATCTGATCTCTCAGTCAGACCTGTAATGCCTAGCAGAAAAGTTGATAAAGTCTCAGAAGTCATTCCTTCACTCCCTTTTGAGGCATTGCAAGCGTCTGATTTTGTTAAGATGCCTAAAGAGCAATTGGAGGCAGTCCACAACCGAATATTAGCCATTTTGAACGGAAATACCAGCATTGGAGAGAAACAGAATGTGATTAGATACCTCGAGATGTTGAGCATTAATGCTGATGCTGCTAATGTCTTGACCAATGGGCCAATTATGCTCACGCTTGTAAAATTGCTTCGTCAATCCAAGGCATCAGCTTTGCGTGTTCAACTTGCTTCATTGATTGGTCTGTTGATTAGGCACTCCACTTTTGTTGATGACAGTTTGGCTAATTCTGGAATTTTAGGTGCACTGACTGATGGCCTTAGAGACAGGCAGGAAAAAGTAAGGAGGTTTTCCATGGCTGCTTTGGGTGAGTTGCTATTTTATATATCCACTCAAAACGCAGACTGCAAGGATAACAATCAACTTGAATCTCCATCAAAGGACAATAGGACAACATATGGTTGGCAG GTTCCAAATTCGTTAATTTCGCTTGTGTCATCAATGTTGAGGAAGGGCGAGGATGATATAACTCAATTGTATGCATTGAGaacaattgaaaatatttgCAGTCAAGGAGGGTTCTGGGTGGGGCGATTGGCTAGTCAAGATGTTTTTAGTAATCTCTGTTATATCTATAGGGCGGCAGGGAAACAAGAGAGTATGAGGCTCACTGCAGGATCATGCTTGGTGCGCCTTGTTCGTTTTAATCCTCCTAGCATTCAGTCTGTTATTGAGAAACTCTCATTCAAAGACCTAGCTTCTGCTCTTGTAAAGGGAAGTCCAAGAGAGCAGCAAATCAGCTTAAATCTTCTTAACATTTCAATGCTTGGGAGTCACTTATTCACAAATATTGGAAGATACCTTATACAACTTGCCGAGGATAAAAATCTGATCCCAAGTCTTTTGGCTCTTGTTGAGCAAGGTAGTGAAGTTTTAAGAGGGAAGGCACTAGTTCTTGTGGCTCTCCTCTGTAAGCATGGCAGGAGGTGGCTTCCACACTTCTTCTGTAGTCAAAAGTTGCTTTCTGTTGTGGACAGGCTGGGAAAAGAGAAAGATGCCTATGTGAGGCAGTGTTTGGATGCATTTGTGCATATTGTGGCATCCAGTATTCCAGGTTTATTGGATATAATAACAGGGGATGTCCAGCAAATGATGGGAGGAAGGCGCCATGGACACATCTCTGCCCTTACCAGCAGATCTCCAAAAGCCAACATTCATTTGTTTCCTGTTGTCCTTCATCTTCTTGGAACTTCAACTTTTAAGCACAAAGTCGTGACACCACATGTCGTACTTCAGTTGGCGAATCTAATTAAACTTGTGGAGACACCATTTCAG GGAAGAGATGACTTCCAAATAACCCTTCTTCGAATTTTCGAGTCTCTCACAGAGGAATCTCCTATGATTCTTGGCAATGCGGACATTTTCATACGTGAAATCCTCCCTAGTTTGACTGTTCTCTACAAGGGTAACAAGGATGGTGATGCCAGGTTTTTGTGCCTTAAAATTCTTTTTGATGTGATGATCATTCTTTTGAGTGAACCAATTGAAGAAGAGCAACGATTAAAGGATCTGAAATTCATATCAAATACCCGTTTTCTTCCTCTCTATCCAACCTTGATTGAAGATGAAGACCCTATTCCTATTTATGCCCAGAAACTTCTTGTTATGCTACTGGAGTTCAGTTTTATTAGAATTCCAGACATTCTACACATGAAGGCAATTTCACAATGCTTTGAGTTCTTGCTTGGTGATCTCTCAAATGCAAATGTGAATAATGTTAAACTGTGTCTTGCTCTAGCTTCTGCTCCCGAGATGGAGTCGAAATTACTCTCTCATTTAAAGGTGGTTAGAAGGATTGGCAACTTTCTTGAGTTTGTACATGCAAAGGGCATGGAAGATTTGCTGGAACCCACTCTTGGGCTTTGTAGGGCTTTTATAGCACGTTCAGTAGGCTGTACAAAAGGCTTGAGCAGCGCAACAGAACCAACTCTCTTAGGTGACTATCCTCCCGAGTTGAGTGGTGGTGCGGTTGATCCCCAGCAATGCATAAAAGATATCGCAGACTTTGGAAGCAATTTTGGCGTCTTGCTAGAGTTGAGTGCCTCTGCAGAAACCAGTATTGCCGATATAGCTTCTGAATGTGTTGTTTTACTGTTCAAGGCAGCTCCTAGAGAAGCCACCACTGGTATACTAACCAATCTTCCCAAAGTCACTGTGATCCTAGAGAGCTGGAACAGAGGCATTCCTCACTTGATGGTGCAGCGAATGCTTCATTCTTTAGGTTATGCTTGCAAGCAATACTTACTGCATGCAATGATATTATCAATATCTAAATCAGAGATTTCAAGAATTGAAGTTGTAGTTTCTGAAATCAAGAGTTCAGGTGTACCACTCTTAGCCAAAACTGCTGGGCTAGCAGCCTTGGAGTTGCAGCGGCTGCCTCGCTGCATTTGA
- the LOC114187475 gene encoding classical arabinogalactan protein 26: protein MALHNVYITLMIILTFMPSTLHSSYSQPIPKLPTLSSSPAALSDPPPSSLTPFRELSPDIAPLFPSPGGVLPTPTGSDIPTIPSNPSPPNPDDLIAPGPLSAFSPFGSMQASSNAPRRILVSNLATTVFAGFAVYWSFHCIIV, encoded by the coding sequence ATGGCACTACACAACGTTTATATAACACTCATGATCATCTTGACTTTCATGCCTTCAACTCTGCATTCATCATATTCACAACCTATTCCAAAACTTCCCACACTCTCATCTTCACCAGCAGCACTATCCGATCCTCCTCCATCTTCACTAACCCCCTTCAGAGAATTGTCCCCAGACATTGCTCCACTGTTTCCTTCTCCTGGTGGTGTGTTGCCGACTCCCACCGGCTCTGACATTCCCACTATTCCTTCCAATCCAAGCCCTCCAAACCCAGATGACTTAATAGCTCCTGGACCTCTTTCAGCTTTTTCACCATTTGGATCAATGCAGGCTTCCTCCAATGCCCCTAGAAGAATCTTAGTTAGTAATCTAGCCACAACTGTTTTTGCTGGTTTCGCAGTATATTGGTCTTTTCACTGTATTATAGTATGA